In Ramlibacter sp., the sequence ACAGGGCGTGACCCATGTGGTGCGTGGCGAGGACCTGGCCGACAACACGGCGCGCCAGATCGCGCTGCAACGCGCACTCGGGCTGCCCACGCCGGCCTACCTGCACACGCCGCTGGTGCTGGGTGCCAACGGCGAGAAGCTGTCCAAGCAGAACGGCGCGCAGGCGCTCGATCTCACGCAGCCGCTGCAGGCCCTCCGCCAGGCCGGTGCCGTGCTGGGCCTGCAGGTGGCGGCTGACTCGGTACCCGGCTGGCTGTCCGCGGCCGTGATGCACTGGGACAAGCGGTCGGTTTGAGGGGCATCGCCGGCAAACCAAAGGGTTAGACTTGGTCCAAAACACACCATGTCGTTCGGAGCCCTCCTGATCCACTGCCTGCGGCACGCGCGGGCAAGCTGCGCGCTGGCGTTGCTCGCGCTGGCCAGCGTCTTCGGCGCGGCCTGGGCGCAGACCTGCGCGGTGCCGGGCTGGGACGGCCCGGTCACCGCCAGCGGGGTCATCAACTCCTACCACGGCGGCAGCGGCAGCCCCTCGGCCGGGGCCTCGTCGATCTCGGTGGCATCGGCCACCGGTCAGCGCACCAACACCCGCGCCCTGCGCGCGGGCGACCTGATTCTCGTCATCCAGATGCAGGACTCGTCCAGCCCGTCCAACGCCGGGCAATACGAGTACGCGCAGATCGTGGCCATCAGCGGGACCACGCTGTCCCTGAACGCGCCGCTGGCCAACTCGTACGCGCAGAGCATGAACACCAGCAATGTGCGCAACTGGCAGGTGGTGTGGGTGCCCCAGTATTCGGCCGCCACCATCAGCGGCACCGTGAGCGCCGACCGCTGGACCATCAACACCTCGACGGGCGTGGCCACAGGAGGCGTGGTGGCCATGGATGTGGCCGGCTCGCTCGCCATCAACGGCACCATCACCGCGGCAGGCTCGGGCTTTCGGGGCGGGGCCGGCTTTCACGGCACGGGCAACCGGGCCGGCGGCGCCTACACCGACACCGACTACAACTTCACCACCACGGTGGCCAGCATGAACGGCGCGCCCAAGGGCGAGGGCATTGAAGGCACGCCTTTCATGGTGTTTGACGGCACGGCCACGCCGGTCAACTACTTCACCCTGCTGGGGCAGGGCTATGCCGCGGGCGCCGCGGGCCGGGGGCCGCGCAGCAACGCCGCGGGCGGCGGCAACGATGGCGAGCCCGTGGCCAGCGGCAACCAGTACAACTCCGGCGGTGGTGGCGGCGGCAACGGCGGCGCCGGCGGCCGGGGCGGCAATGCCTGGAACAGCAACGGCTCCGGCGGCGCGCTCAACCAGCCGCTGGGCGGCAACACTGGCAACGAAGCCGGTGGCCTGGGCGGCAATGCCATGACCAACAGCGCCACGCGCCTGGTCATGGGGGGCGGCGGCGGCGCGGGCACCGCCAACAACGGCACCACACCGGCCAACAGCGTCACCACCTGGCCACCCACCACCTCGACCGTGGCCAATGGCGCCGACGGGCCCATTTCCTCGTCGGGCGCCAGCGGCGGCGGCATTGTGCTGGTGCGGGCCGGCTCGCTGAGCGCCACGGCCGGCGTGATCGACGCCAGCGGCTACAACGCGCACAACAAATCGCCCACCAGCAACACCGACTCGGCCGGCGGCGGCGGCGCCGGCGGCTCCGTGGTCGTGGTCGCGGGCAGCGGCACGGGCGCCGGCCTGACCATCCGCGCCCGTGGCGGCTATGGCGGCCGCTCCGACTATTTCAACCACGGCCCGGGCGGGGGCGCGGGCGGCGGCTACGTGCTGACCAACTTTGCCGGTGCCACACTGGACGTGACGGGCGGGCTCAACGGCCTGGATGCCTGCTGCGGCGGCACCGGGGGCAACGGCAGCCCCAAGGCCTGGAACGCCACCGCCGGCAGCAATGGCGTGAGCTCCACCGGCGGCGGATCGGCCACCGGCGTGCAGAGCAGCTACGCCTGCCTGCCCGTCATCAATGTCACCAAGACCACGCTGACGCCCACCATCACCACCGCCACGGGTGCCACCGCGGTCTACAGCATCAACCTGAGCAACAGCGGCGGCGCCGCGTCCAACGTGTTCCTGCTCGACGCCACGCTGCCCCCGGGCTGGGCCTACACCAGCACGCCGGCGGCCACCTTCACCTACAGCCCGGCGCCACCGCCCGCGGGCAACTCGCCCGCGGCCGGCGCCGAAACCACTTCCGCCGGAACACCGGGGGCGCTGCCCGTGAGTACCGTGGCCACCGCCAACTCGGCCACCGCCGTGTCGCTGCGCGCCTCGGGCTCGGCCCCGGGCGTGACGCCCACCACGGGCAGCAACAACCCCAATTTCGGCAGCTTCTACCTGCCGCAAAACGGCAGCATCACGGTGAGCTTTGTGGCCACCATCCCCAACACGGCCACGGTGGGCACCTACCACAACCCCGCGGGCGTGGTGTTTCTGGACCCCACCCGCAGCAGCACCGCGGTGCGCATGGTGACGCCGGCCAGCCAGGCCAACGCCAACCGCTCGGGCACCAACTACAGCGCCAACACCACCTATGCCAGCGGCGCCACCAGCAGCGTGCTGGGCAGCAACTACAGCGGCCTGGCCGGCGGGCCCACCACGGAAGACGTGCAGTTGCTGCCCGACTTCAGCATCACCAAGACCGCCCCGGCATCGGCCACGCCGGGGCGCACCATCAGCTACACCATCACCCCGCGCAACAACGGCCGCGCCATTGGCAGCCTGACCTACAGCGTCAACCAGGCCAGCGACGTGACCACCGCCAACGTGCCCGCCACGCTGGGCTCCAACCCGGTCACGGTGACCGACACCCTGCCGGCCGGCGTGACGGTGGGCGCGGTGTTCACCGGCACCGGCTGGACCTGCACCGGCACCAGCCCCATGGTGTGCACCCTGGCCAATGCCAGCGCCTACCCCATTGCCGCATCGACCAACTTTGCATCGCTCACCGGCACCGCCACCCTCACGCAGGCCTGCTCGGGCGCCACACCGCAGACCAACAGCGTGGCGATCTCGATTGCCGCGGGCGAAACCCTGACCGCGGACAACACCGCCACCGCCGTCACCACCCCCACCTGCACCACCGCCAACGTGCAGGTCACCAAGACCAATGGCACGGGCTCGGTGGCCTCGGGCAGCACCACCAGCTACACCGTCACCGTGAGCAACCTCGGCCCGGGCAGCGCGGCCGACATGACGCTCACCGACAGTGCGGGCACGGGGCTGAACTGCACCAGCGCCACCTGCGCGGCCGCCGGTGGCGCCGTCTGTCCGGCGGCCTCGATGCCGTTTGGCAGCCTGACCACGGGCGTGCAGATCGCCACCTTCCCGTCGGGCTCGACCGCCACCTTCGTGGTGACCTGCGGGGTCACCGCCACCGGCTTCTAGCGGCCGCCCTCGCCGACAATAGCGCCATGAGCGAATCCCCAGAGACCCCGGTGCCCCACCTGCGCACCATCCGCAGCTTTGTGCGCCGCGCCGGCCGGACCACCATCGCCCAGGCCAAGGCCTTCGAGGCCCTCGGCCCGCGCTTCCTGCTGCCCTACCAGGCCAGCCCGCTGGATGGCGCCAGTGCCTTTGGCCGCGCCGCGCCCACCGTGCTTGAAATCGGCTTTGGCATGGGCGAGGCCACGGCCCACATCGCGGCGCTGCTGCCGGAAAAGAACTTCCTGTGTTGCGAGGTCCATGAACCCGGCGTGGGCGCGCTGCTCAAGCGCCTGGGCGAGCGCGGGCTGACCAATGTGCGCATCGTGGCCCACGACGCGGTGGAAGTGATCGACCAGATGCTGCCACTGGCCAGCCTGGACGGCGTGCACATCTTTTTCCCTGATCCCTGGCACAAGAAAAAGCACAACAAGCGCCGCCTGATCCAGCCCCCGCTGGTCCACCGGCTGGCGCAACGCCTGCGCCCTGGCGGTTACCTGCACTGCGCCACCGACTGGGAGCCCTATGCCCGGCAGATGCTGCAGGTGCTCTCGGCCGAGCCGCTGCTGCGCAACACGGCACCGGAATTTGCCCCCAAGCCCGACTACCGCCCCCTGACCAAGTTCGAGAACCGGGGGCTCAGGCTCGGCCACGGCGTCTGGGACCTGGTGTTCACCCGGGTCTGATCCGCTGCCGGCGGCCGGCCTGGTGCCAGAAAGGGGCCAAAATGGCTTCGAATTGGCTGGGCATGTCCAAGCCGCATGGCCTTATTCACGATTGGCCGCGCGACCACCTTGTCGCCCATCTGGGCCTGGAGTATCTTTGCTGGCATCAAGTTTGCATGGCATTTCCATAACCACAAGGAGTTCAGCTATGAACACCAATCGAAGGAACGTCCTGGGATCGGGCCTGGCCATGACATGGGCCCTATGGGGTGCCAACGCAGCCTGGGCGCAGCCCAAGGGCAGCGGCCCGCGCAAGATCGTGCTCGGCCAGTCGGTGCCCCTGACCGGCGCGGCGGCCGAAATCGGGCTGGCTTTTTCGGCCGGCGCCAAGCTCTATGTTGATGCGTTCAACGAACGCAAGAACAACCCGGGCTGGACTTTCGAGCTGCGCCAGCTCGATGATGGCTACGACCCCGCCAAGGCCGCCGTCAACGCCAAGAAGATGCTCGACGATGGTGCCGACCTGCTGTTCGGCTTTGTCGGCACCGCCAGCGCCGACGCCGCGGCTGCGGTCGCCAAGGCTGACAACGCCATTTTCTTCGCCCCGTTTGCCGCCTCGGACGCGCTGCGCGATGCCTCCCACACCGGGGTCTTCCATGTCCGGCCCAGCCTGGCCGACGAGGCCTACAAGATGGTGCGGCATTGCGCCACGCTGGGCCAGAACCGCATCGCCGTGTTCGCCGAGGACGACGCCATGGGCCGGGCCGGCCTGGCCGCCATCAACAAGGCCATTGCCGACCTCAAGCTGCCGCCGCTCGCCGCCTCGGCCTTCGTGCCGGTCAACAGCGAAAAGGTGGACGCTGCCGTGGCCGCGCTGTTCAAGGCCGAGCCCCAGGCCGTCATCCAGGTCTCGCTGTTCCGGTCCACCGCCTCCTTCATCCGCAAGATGCGCAAGGCTGGCTACGCGGGCTCGTTCATGAACTTTTCCGTGGTGGGCATTGACCCGCTGTTCACCGCGCTGGGCAAGGACATCGGCGGCGTGGTGGTGTCGCAGGTGGTGCCGTCCCCCCGCAGTTCAGCCACGCCCATCGTCAAGGAATACCTGGCCGCCATCGACAACTCGGAGCAGGCGCCCTCCTATGAAAGCCTGGAGGGCTTCATTGCTGCCAAGACACTGTCCGAGGCGGTGCGCCGCGCCGGCAAGGGGTTCGACAAGGCCAAGCTCCAAGCCACCATGGCCAGCATGACCGACTACGACATCGGCGGCTTCCGCATCAACCTGCGCGCGGGCGTGCGGGACTCGGTGCGCGCCATCGACCTGATTTCGATCACCCCTGACGGCAAGATCATCCGCTAGCCAACGTACATCTCAGGCGGGCGCAAACAGCGCAAGGATGTTGTCACCCCGGTCGATCGCCGGCAGCGACGGCATGCCTTGCAACAGCCCCGCGACGCGGTCCACGGCCTCGCTGCGCCCCTGGTCCCAGCTGTCGATGGTTCGGGACCAGACCGGCCTGAGGCCGCAGTCCCGCGCCACGCGATTCAGTTCCGCGGGCGTGAACTCACGAACGTGATGGGGATCGGCCAGCAACAACTCGCCATGGATCCATTTGCCCAGCATGTGCAGCGACGACGCGTTGGGCGTGGTCACCAGCAGCAGGCCATCAGGCCGCAGCGTGCGCCGCAGTTCGCGCAACATATTCCTGACGCCCGAGTAGTTGAAGGCCTCCAGGTCCTTCACGTCCTGGCTGTCAACGTCCTTGATGTGCTCGATGACCTCGGTGCACAGGCTCAGGTGAAAGCAGTGGTCCGGGAACGGCAACGGGCCCCGCAGGTCGACATCGGTGCCGTGGGCCTCCCAGCCGCTTTGGGCCAGGCACGCAGCCACGGGCCCCACCCCACCGGCGTCCAGCACCAGCCCGCCGCCAAGCCCGAGCCCGGTAACGGCGTTCCAGGTCTGCACAAAGCGGCGCCGGTGGTGAACAAAGTATGCTCCACGCTCAAGCCACTCACTGTCGTAATACCGTTCAAATGTCACCGGTTTGCCACCCTTCATCCAGCCCCGCATTGTGGCCGATCGCCTCATTGCGCAGCATTCAGTTTGCCAGCCGGGGGAACGTCCGTTGTCGCAGGTTCTGATGTATGGGGGCCGGACGGCGCAACCGCGAAACGTCCTGGTCTACGGCAACTGCCAGGCCCCTTTCCTGGCGCAAATGCTGGCCGCGCTGGACGACCTGAACGACGACTACCGTTTCGTCTATGCCCCCAACCACGCGCTCCCGGGCGAACAGAAGGCCCCCGAGCCTCCTGACCACTGCTTCGAGAATGTGGCGCTGGCGCTGTGGCAGTTCGAGGAGTACGCCACCAATCCCGCGGCACTGGCGGTCCGGGCCCGGCTGCCGGCCCACTGCCCGGTCGTCACCTACCCCAGCTTCGTGATGGCAAGCCTGTGGCCCTTCGAATGCCCCGAACCGCGCAGCGCCGTGGACCCGGCGTACCCCTGGGGGCGCTACCCCCTGGGCGACATGATCGGCTTGCAGATCAGGGCCACGGGGCTCAGCGGCCCGCTCGCCGTGGCGGCCTACCTTGACCTGTCCCAACAGAAAATGCCGGACTTGGAGGTCCGCCTGCAACGAGACATCGACCGCATGCGCCGCTACGACGCCCAGTGCGACGTCCAGCTTGCCGACTTCGTCGAGGCGAATTTCCGCGACCAGCACCTGTTCTGGACCAGCGGGCACATGTCCGGCGGCGCGGTCAGCGAACTGGCGCGGCGCGTCGCCGCCGCGGCCCGTCCCTACCTGGGCGGCCAGGCCTGCAGGATGGAGACTTGCCTTGCCGCGGTGGAGCTGCCCGGCATGGGCGAACTGCAGATGCCGATTCATCCGCTGGTCATGGACCGGCTGGGGTTGCGCTTTTGCGCGCCCGACATGACCTACCAGTGGTACACCCAGCACTGGACGTTCTACGACTACATGGCGCGCTATATCCCGCTCGACACCGGCTGGTAGAACGCCCCAGCTAGCGCTCGCGCCGCCAGTACCAGCAGCGGCGGTCCACCTGCACCATCGGCTCGTCGATGCCGCGCCCGGCCCTGAATGCGTCCACGGCCGCGCGGCAATCGGTCCATTCGTCCTCGCCGTAGTCGTCAACGATCAGATAGCCCCCGACCGAGAGCCTGTCGTACAGATGCACGAGGCAGTCGCGCGTGGACTCGTGGTAGTCGCCATCCAGCCGGAGGACCGCCAGCCGCTCGATGGGCGCATCGGGCAGGGTGTCCTTGAACCAGCCGGGCAGGAAGCGCACCTGACCGTCCAGCAGGCCATAGCGTTCAAAGTTCGCCCTGACCACGTCAAGCCCCGCCGCGAAGTGCCTGAAGCCGTCGCGCATCAAGGCACCGTGGTGGGCCTTGGCCTCCTTGGGGAATCGCTTTGCGTCGGGTTCGGGCAAGCCCTCGAACGAGTCGGCCGCCCACACGCAGCGATCGGTAACGCCGTGGGCCTTCAGCATCGCGCGCATGAAGATGGGCAGGCCACCACGCCAGACGCCACACTCCATCAGGTCACCGGGCACGCCGCGCCGCAGCACGTCCTCGATGCAGGCCTGGAGCTGGTCCATGCGCGCCATCGGCACCATGGTGACCGCGCTGCCGTTCACGTAGTGCCCCAGAAAGTCAACGAGATAGCGCGCGCCACCCGCCTGGGCATCGGGCTCGGGTGCGTCCAGGGTGGCGGTAAGGCTCTTCTTGAGCCAGTCCAGATCAGGACTCATGGGCAGCATGAGGCAGAATCCCCTGTGGTTTTTGGTGGATGAGAACACATGTCAGACGTACTGGCCCTGGTGGCATCGGTCCTGCAAATTCAACCCGCGGACCTTCGGGAAGACGATGGTACAGAGACTGTCCCGGCCTGGGACAGCCTGAAAACCATCCTGCTGGCCAGCATGATCGAGATCACCTACGGCATCACGCTGGACAACCACGACATTGAACAGCTCACCTCGATCCCGGGTGTCCGGGAGGTGCTGGCCCGACATGGCCGCCAGTGAACTGCCCGGCGCGCTGCGCGCGCGCCTGTCGCAACCCCCATGGACGCCCGCTGACCTGTTTGCCTGCGCCGACGCCCTGCAGCGCTTTGCGCAGGAAGCGGCGGGCAGCGGCGCGGGCGTCGTGCGGGTCGCCGTGGCTGGCGACTTCACGTGCGACCTGCTGGCCCGGGCCATCGCCTGCGCCATGGCACAGGAAGGCGATGTGCCCCTGCTGCATGTGGCCCCCTTCGGCGTGATGCAGCAGGAATGCCTGAACCCGGCCTCTGCCCTGCACGCGTTTGGTCCCGACCTCGTGGTACTGGTCCCTGACTGGCGCGAGGCGGTGCAGCCCTTGCCCCCCGACACGCCCGCCGCGGCGGTCGATGCAGACACCCAGCAGCAGGTGAGCCGCTTCGAGCACCTGTGGGCAGCGCTGGAAGCACGGGGCCGCACCCTCATCCAGCACACCCTGGTGCCGCCACCGCTGCAATGGCAGGGCATCGCCGAACGCCGCAGCGCAGCCGGCCTCTGCAACCGGATTGATGCGCTCAACCGCGCCCTGCTGGAAGCTGGCGCGGGGCGGGTCAGCTGGCTGGAGGCCGACCGGCTGGCGGCCCAGGTGGGGCTCGCGGCCTGGTCGCCAGCGCGGTTCCATTACGCCGGGAAAATCGGCTTCGACCCCAGATTCCTGCCCGACTACCTGCCCTGGTTTCGCGGCGCCTGGCGCGCCGCGACCGGCCGCGCCAGGAAGCTGCTGGTGCTGGACCTGGACGACACCCTCTGGGGCGGGACCATTGGCGACGATGGCCTGGAGGGAATTGCGCTGGGCCCGGACCGCGGCGCCCGGGGCGAGGCATTTGCCGCATGGCAACACTACATTGCCCAGATGGGCCAGCGGGGCGTCATGCTGGCCGTGTGCAGCAAGAACGCACCCGAGCTGGCGGCCAGCGGATTCGACCACCGCTTCAGCGCGCTGCGCCGCGACGACTTTGCCGCCTTCGTCTGCAGCTGGGAAGACAAGGCCACGGGCCTGCGCCAAATCGCTGCCGAACTCAACCTCGGGCTCGATGCCATGGTCTTCGTGGACGACAACCCCGCCGAACGGGCCCTGGTGCAGCGGCTGCTGCCCGAGGTCACGGTGGTGGACCTGGGCACGGACCCGGTCCGCTTCATCGACCGCCTGGAAGCCGGGCACTGGTTCGACTCGCAGGGCCATACCGCAGCCGACCTGCAGCGCACGGCAACCTACGCTGCGCGCCGCGAAGCGCGCGCCGCGCAGTCCACGGCAAGCGACCTTGCGTCCTACCTGGCCGATCTCGACATGGTCGGGCAGCTGGGCCCTGCGCAAACCACCGATCTGCCACGGCTGGCGCAGATGGAGCTCAAGACCAACCAGTTCAACCTGACCACGCGGCGCTATTCACAGGTGGAACTGGCAGGCGCGCTGGGACAGGCCGGCCGCCAGCTTCTCACCTTCCAGCTCAAGGACCGGTTTGGCGACCACGGGCTGGTCGCCTCCCTTGTGGTGGTGCGCGAAGGGGATGCATTGACCATCGACAGCTGGCTCATGAGTTGCCGCGTGTTCGCGCGCTCGGCCGAACAGTTCATTCTGGGTGCGCTTGCAGCCTTGGCCCGCGAACAAGGGGCCACCGTTCTGCGCGGCGAGTACCTCCCCACACCGCGCAACGGCGTCGTGGCCGACCTCTACCCCCGGCTGGGCTTTGCGCCTGCCTGCACGCAGGGGCGGTTCTGGCAACGCGAGCTGGCCGCGCCGCTGGACGACCTCGCCTCGCCCATCCGCGCGGCGTCCTAGCGCTGCTTGCGCCGGGATCTCAGCGCTGGCAACGCTGCATCCAGAAGCTGCCGCCCGCGCCCAGCGCGGGACACCGCGGAAACACCGAGGTCACCGCGTCGCGCTGGCGGCTGAGCATGTAATGCGCCATCCACACCACCTGCCAGTCGTGGTTGAACATCAGGAAGGCATGCAGCAGGTATTGCTCGGTCCAGCTGCGCTGCTCGTCGATGATCCAGGGCCGCGGGTATTCATCGGGCAGGAAGATGTCGTGCAGGTGCACATACACGCCCGGCTTCAGGCGCGGCAGCACCTCGAAGAAAAGGTGATTCACGTCACTGCCGGCCTTGGACACATGGGACGAATCGATGAACAGCAGGTCGCCGGCCTCCAGTTGTTCAAACACGGCCGGGTCGGTTTCTTCGACCCGTGTGGGGAGCAGGCGGGTGATCCCCGGCACCCCCGCGCGCAAAAAGTCGCGCGGATAGGGTTCGATGCAGGTGATGTCCAGCGCGCCGCCAAACAGCTCGCGGTTGGCGTCCGCCATCACCAGGGACGAGAAGCCCGAGCCCACCTCCACGATGCGCCGGGGTTTCAACAGGCCCAGCGCCCCGTACAGAAACTCGGCGTCGAGCACCGGGAACATGCCATTCATGTAGTAGTAACGGCCAGGCTCGGCCGGTGCGTCGACGGGGTAGTCGATGCCGCCCACATGGGGCCGCAGGCGCTCCAGCAGCGCGAGTTGCGCCGGTTCGCGAATGTCCACGCCCGACAGCTTGTCCCGCAGCGCCCAGACCTGGCCCTCACGGCGCAGCAGGTCAGCAGGATCGGGGATGGCGGAGTAGAAATGGCCGGGGGGAAAGCCCACGCAATGTCCTTTGGAGCAGGCCTATTGTAGGATTCGCACGCATGCTTGATGCCCACCTCTCCGCCCAGCTGGATGCCGCCTGGGGCAATCCTGACTCCTGGGTAGCCAATGGCCTGCAATGGACCCATCTGGAAGAAGTTCGCGCCCTGATCAACCGCCGGGTCAGCGGTGACGCGGCCATCGGGCCACTGGCCTGGTTCGCCCGCCATCTGGCCACCAGCGGCGCCCTGCCCCTGGGCCGCGTGCTGGTGCTGGGCTGCGGTGCCGGGCGGGTCGAGCGTGAACTGCACGAGCGGGGTTGGGCACGGGAGATCGTGGCATTCGACCTGTCCCCCAAGGTACTCGCCGTGGCGCGCGCGAGCGCCGCCGGCATCGCCGCGATTGAATACGTCCAGGCCAACATGGACGAGCTGCCCCTGGGCGAGCCGCCGTTCATGCCCGGCAGTTTTGACGCCGTGCTGGGCATTGCCAGCGTGCACCATTGTTCGCGCTTGCACGCGCTGTTCAGCGCCGTCTCGCGCCTGCTGGTGCCCGGCGGCTGGTTTTTCCTGGACGAATATGTCGGGCCAGACCGGTTCCAGTACTCCCCCACCCACATGGCCCAGGTCTGCGCTCTGGCCGACCTGCTGCCCGACCGGCTGCTCACCACGCGCGGCGGCGAGGTCAAGCGGGGCTTCAGGGCACCGACGGTGGACGAAGTCATTGCCGTGGACCCGAGCGAGGCGGTCTGTTCATCGCAGATCCTGCCGCTGCTGGGCGAGCAGTTCGAGGTCGTGGCGCAACGGCCCTATGGCGGCTCACTGCTGCATCTGTTGCTGGCCGACGTGGCCCAGAATTTCCAGCCGCCCGAGGCCAGGCCCTGGCTGCAGGCACTGATCGACGCCGAAGAGGAGCTTGACCGGCTCGGCGCGCTGGAGCAGCACTTCAGTTGCGTGGTGGCACGCCAGCGTCACGCAGCCAGCGGCGCACCCAGCCGGCCTCGCTGACCCCCAGGGGCCCGGCGACCATGGCGGGCCGCTCGACGATGCGCTGGGCACCGACCCCTGCATAGGCCTGAAGAATGTCATTCTTGCGCTCGCGCAGCACCTGTGAACGCGGGTCCAGCCCGGCCACCAGCGTGAAGCCGGTCGGCGCGATGGGCAGGGTCACCACCCGCAGCTCGGGGCGCAAGGCCCGCAGGCAGGAAAGGATCTTCCATCCGTCCCCGGTGTAGAAGCCTGACTGCCGCTCCTCTGTGGCGGTCCTGGCGGTCAGCGGCAGCGTGTCGTGAAGCACCATGACGGCGCCCGGCGCGGCCCATCGCTCCAGACCGATGAAGTCCTCGAGCACGCTGCTGAACCGGTGATCGCCGTCGACAAAGGCCAGGTCAAACCCCTGCTCCGACAGCCCGCAGCCCTCGGGGGGCGAGCGAAGGAATTCCGCGCTGGCCTGGCGGTACAGGCGGGTCGGTGCGGTGCACGCCGCCAGCGGGTCACCGGCCGGCACCGGGTCGATTCCGAGGGCCTGCGTCGGCGGCAGGGCCAGCTTGAGCGATTCGCCTTTTTCAACACCGATCTCCACGTAAAGCCGTGGCTGCAGTTCACGGTGCAGCCAGGCCAGCCAGTGGCGGTAGTCCGGCCCGGGCCAGCGCAGCCGGGCCAGCGCCAGATGCACCCGAGGCAGATTGGGCTCCTGGGCCAGTGCCTGCCAGAGCACGGCTTGCGCGCGCGCCGCCTGCCCCTGGGCCTGCAGCAGGGCAAATCGGGCAAGCGCGGGGCGCTCCAGCGGGTGGGCCGTCATGGGACCTCCTGCACCGATCCCCCGGCAGCCCGGCCCAGCACCCGGTGCAGGGCCTGCGCGAACAGCTCGGGGGAATAGCGCAGCGCACATTGCTCCCAGGCGGCGGCCTGCTGGCGCTGCCAGGCTGCGTCGTCCTCCAGCAAACGGGCCACGGCGGCGGCAAAAGCCCTGGCATCCCGCGCCCCCACCACGTCCAGACCATCGCGCCAGCCCAGCTGGCGCACCAGCAAGGCCGAGGCCACCGCGGGAATGCCGCTGGCCGCGGCTTCGATCACCTTGGCGGGCACGCCACCGGCAAAGCGCACCGGTGCGATGAACACACGGGCCGCGTCGTAGTGCGGCTCCAGCGCCTCCTGCGGCCCAAGCACCCTGACATGGGACCCTGACTGCGCCATCACGGCATCGGACAGGCACACGCCCACCACCGAGAGCACCGGGGGCTCATTCAGGCGCTCCCGCAGCAGGGGCATCACCTCACGGATGAACCACAGCAAACCGTCCTCGTTGGGTGTGCCAGGATGCAGGGCGCCCACAAACAGCAGGCCGCGCCGGCCCGCCAGACCAGGCGCGTGGCGCCGCACCGCGATGCTGTGGCTGAGAATCTCGACGCGGTGGCCCGCCGCTTCAAAATAGCGGGCGTCCCGCTGCGAGACCACGAGCACATCGCTGGCGCCGGCGGCCAGCGCCATTTCGGCGTCGATCCGGGCCTGGGCTGCCTGGCGCGTCAGGGGTCGTCGCTGCACCCCGGCCATGGCAATCTCGCGCAGCGCGAAAAGCGCCTCGGCGTCATAGACCAGGCGCATGCCAGCAAAAAGCTCGGGCCGCCGCTGGCGCAGGGGCTCGATCGCCTGCAGGTTGGGCGGCCGGCTGACCAGCAACACGTCGTACACCCCGCGGCGCCGCTCCAGAAACGCCTCCAGGCCCGCCAGGCCATGACCCAGCGCGACTTCCACGCTGCGCGGAATGGA encodes:
- a CDS encoding DUF11 domain-containing protein translates to MSFGALLIHCLRHARASCALALLALASVFGAAWAQTCAVPGWDGPVTASGVINSYHGGSGSPSAGASSISVASATGQRTNTRALRAGDLILVIQMQDSSSPSNAGQYEYAQIVAISGTTLSLNAPLANSYAQSMNTSNVRNWQVVWVPQYSAATISGTVSADRWTINTSTGVATGGVVAMDVAGSLAINGTITAAGSGFRGGAGFHGTGNRAGGAYTDTDYNFTTTVASMNGAPKGEGIEGTPFMVFDGTATPVNYFTLLGQGYAAGAAGRGPRSNAAGGGNDGEPVASGNQYNSGGGGGGNGGAGGRGGNAWNSNGSGGALNQPLGGNTGNEAGGLGGNAMTNSATRLVMGGGGGAGTANNGTTPANSVTTWPPTTSTVANGADGPISSSGASGGGIVLVRAGSLSATAGVIDASGYNAHNKSPTSNTDSAGGGGAGGSVVVVAGSGTGAGLTIRARGGYGGRSDYFNHGPGGGAGGGYVLTNFAGATLDVTGGLNGLDACCGGTGGNGSPKAWNATAGSNGVSSTGGGSATGVQSSYACLPVINVTKTTLTPTITTATGATAVYSINLSNSGGAASNVFLLDATLPPGWAYTSTPAATFTYSPAPPPAGNSPAAGAETTSAGTPGALPVSTVATANSATAVSLRASGSAPGVTPTTGSNNPNFGSFYLPQNGSITVSFVATIPNTATVGTYHNPAGVVFLDPTRSSTAVRMVTPASQANANRSGTNYSANTTYASGATSSVLGSNYSGLAGGPTTEDVQLLPDFSITKTAPASATPGRTISYTITPRNNGRAIGSLTYSVNQASDVTTANVPATLGSNPVTVTDTLPAGVTVGAVFTGTGWTCTGTSPMVCTLANASAYPIAASTNFASLTGTATLTQACSGATPQTNSVAISIAAGETLTADNTATAVTTPTCTTANVQVTKTNGTGSVASGSTTSYTVTVSNLGPGSAADMTLTDSAGTGLNCTSATCAAAGGAVCPAASMPFGSLTTGVQIATFPSGSTATFVVTCGVTATGF
- the trmB gene encoding tRNA (guanosine(46)-N7)-methyltransferase TrmB yields the protein MSESPETPVPHLRTIRSFVRRAGRTTIAQAKAFEALGPRFLLPYQASPLDGASAFGRAAPTVLEIGFGMGEATAHIAALLPEKNFLCCEVHEPGVGALLKRLGERGLTNVRIVAHDAVEVIDQMLPLASLDGVHIFFPDPWHKKKHNKRRLIQPPLVHRLAQRLRPGGYLHCATDWEPYARQMLQVLSAEPLLRNTAPEFAPKPDYRPLTKFENRGLRLGHGVWDLVFTRV
- a CDS encoding ABC transporter substrate-binding protein; translation: MNTNRRNVLGSGLAMTWALWGANAAWAQPKGSGPRKIVLGQSVPLTGAAAEIGLAFSAGAKLYVDAFNERKNNPGWTFELRQLDDGYDPAKAAVNAKKMLDDGADLLFGFVGTASADAAAAVAKADNAIFFAPFAASDALRDASHTGVFHVRPSLADEAYKMVRHCATLGQNRIAVFAEDDAMGRAGLAAINKAIADLKLPPLAASAFVPVNSEKVDAAVAALFKAEPQAVIQVSLFRSTASFIRKMRKAGYAGSFMNFSVVGIDPLFTALGKDIGGVVVSQVVPSPRSSATPIVKEYLAAIDNSEQAPSYESLEGFIAAKTLSEAVRRAGKGFDKAKLQATMASMTDYDIGGFRINLRAGVRDSVRAIDLISITPDGKIIR
- a CDS encoding methyltransferase domain-containing protein, producing the protein MKGGKPVTFERYYDSEWLERGAYFVHHRRRFVQTWNAVTGLGLGGGLVLDAGGVGPVAACLAQSGWEAHGTDVDLRGPLPFPDHCFHLSLCTEVIEHIKDVDSQDVKDLEAFNYSGVRNMLRELRRTLRPDGLLLVTTPNASSLHMLGKWIHGELLLADPHHVREFTPAELNRVARDCGLRPVWSRTIDSWDQGRSEAVDRVAGLLQGMPSLPAIDRGDNILALFAPA
- a CDS encoding class I SAM-dependent methyltransferase, with the protein product MSPDLDWLKKSLTATLDAPEPDAQAGGARYLVDFLGHYVNGSAVTMVPMARMDQLQACIEDVLRRGVPGDLMECGVWRGGLPIFMRAMLKAHGVTDRCVWAADSFEGLPEPDAKRFPKEAKAHHGALMRDGFRHFAAGLDVVRANFERYGLLDGQVRFLPGWFKDTLPDAPIERLAVLRLDGDYHESTRDCLVHLYDRLSVGGYLIVDDYGEDEWTDCRAAVDAFRAGRGIDEPMVQVDRRCWYWRRER
- a CDS encoding acyl carrier protein; protein product: MSDVLALVASVLQIQPADLREDDGTETVPAWDSLKTILLASMIEITYGITLDNHDIEQLTSIPGVREVLARHGRQ